The DNA window CCGATCAACAAGTCCAGGGAGGCTAGGGTTGGATTGTCATCTCCGGAGCACTTTTGAATCTTCAAGTTCACAAGCAACAACTTCATTTACAAAATAAAGATACAGTATTACAAGTATGCATAATTACATATTGTGTTCAACTTCAATAAGGAAACAAGATTATCTCCCCTCTCATATTTCTACACCAACTTCAACTGACTAAAATTTCCCCTATGATTTTATGCTCTGTGAAACTCAATGTTCTATCTTCAGTTTTGTTtagattaattataattaatagtgAATACTCTAAATTTATTTAGATGGAATAATTTTAAAGTCACTGACTAAAATTGATTTTAGTTTGATAAAGTTCACGGACATAAAAAATATTCTCTCAATTATTTAATAGTACACGATATTTAAAATTAACCCAACCAAAAATTGTTTCCAATGTGATTAGATTATAAATGCCATTAATTTATGCCAACTCGTTGAATAGGTTATGTATTTGAGTTGGTGATAATTTTATAACTGCCAAGTAgtgaaattatttaaaaattatttctcCACACCAAAATGATTAGACTAGGTGATTAAAGGTTATATAACTGCTACATTAATtgttataaatattaaaattaaaaattaaatttgagacTCAGAACTCGCCTTTTTATATACTCCAAATAGAAATAGATTCTGCCACGATTCTTatcgagaaaaaaaaaagcgCCGTATTTGAACAAACAGATGTGGTTGGTGCCACCGGTGACAACAGCCGCTTTTCATATCCGCGGCATGAATTCAATCCTCCCAACCATTTTCATTATCTGTTAAAACATCTGCGTAAACGTATCCCTCattattctctgcttttctttaaattttgtgAACATTTGTTTCGGAACTTAGACCAATAGTTTTCGTGGGATTTTTGTATAGTGTTTCCCTGTTGACCATTAGAGCCTCTTAGAAATTTTAGTTTTCCAGTGATTTCTGTTGAGGAACAAACAACCTAGTCTGCAATTAAATTCTTCAACTTTACATACCTTAACTGAAAGGTGTTTGGTGAAATGTCTAACTCGTTTTCTGAATATGGATGCAGTGAGTCTAGTCATGAAAATTAATGAGCGCATTCAGATTTCATTATTTGATATGCTATGTTCCATTACTCTGCTCTAAGTCTAGTTTGGAagctttgaatttttttatatactatcGTGTGATTGTTCTCATGAGACATGTTCTGTTTTGATTTCTTTGTGAACATCTGTTTTATTTACCTTGGTTGTACTTGCAGATATCACATTTTCGCTGACTACATTGAAACTCTCTGAGGCATCTGGTCAAGCCCCCAACTGCGGTACACTAGCAAGCTATGCCCTCAATTCTACCGGTGGCTCAGGCAACACACCCAGAACCTGAGAAACTAGCTTTGCTTATTGATCAAAGCAAAAACGTCAGACGTCTGAAACAAATCCAAGCAGTGCTTATCCGTCGTGGCCTTGACAGCTATCCGGTCTTAAATCTCAAGCTCCAGTGTTCCTACTCTTCGCTTGGACGTGTTGAAGACTCTGTGGCACTATTTAACCTTACACCGAATCATGATGTTTTCTTTTACACGGCCATAATTCGGGGCCATGCCAAAAATGGCCTCCATGAACAAGCTCTTAATTTTTATAAGCAAATGCTGATTGAAGAAATAGAGCCGAATGCATTTACCATGTCTAGTGTCCTAAAAGCTTGTACACTGGAAACTGGAAAAGTGCTCCATTGCCATGCTCACAAGTTGGGGCTTGTCTTGAATAGTTATGTCAGAACTGCTCTCATTGACATTTACGCAAGAGGTGGGAACATTGTCTTGGCCCGTAGACTCTTTGACTCGATGGTGGAGAGGAACTTGGTTACTTTCACTTCGATGATTACTGGATATGCAAAGAATGGGAATATTGATGAGGCAAGGACATTGTTTGATGAAATGGAAGAAAGGGACGTGGTGAGTTGTAACGTCATGATTTATGGTTATGCTCAACATGGAAGGTCGAATGAGGCCATAGTTCTCTTCAGGCAGATGTTGAAGGCTAAGCTGAAACCCGATGAAGCTACCATGGTGGCAGTTCTCTCTGCATGTGGTCAGGTAGGAGCACTGGGATCAGGCCAGTGGATTCATTCTTACCTTGGCTATCAAGCTACTTTGAATTGTCGGGTGGGGACTGCTCTGGTCGATATGTACAGCAAATGCGGAAGTTTAGGGGATGCTAGGAAAGTGTTTGATGAAATCAAAGACAAAGATGCTGTTGTTTACAATGCAATGATCGGAGGATACGCTATTCATGGATTTGCACAAGACGCGATGAAGCTGTTCAAGGAAATGTCTGAGATGGGACTCCACCCCACGGACATAACCTTCATCGGCGTTTTGAGCGCTTGTGCACACTCTGGGTTGGTTTCTGAGGGCTGGGGTTATTTTAATGCGATGAAAGATAGATATAGCATTCAACCAAAGGTAGAGCACTACGGATGCATGGTGAATCTTCTAGGTCGAGCTGGACGCCTAGAAGACGCGTACGAACTGGTGAAGAGCATGAGCTCAGATGGCGACTCTGTTTTATGGGGAGCATTGCTCAATGCATGTAGGCTTCACAAGAACATTGCTTTAGGAGAAAAGGTTGTGGAGTTCCTTGTGCAACGTGGTCTTGCAAATTCAGGAACGTACGTCCTCCTCTCCAACATATACGCTGCTTCAGGAAATTGGGACGGGGTGACAAGAACAAGGGTTATGATGAAACAAAGTGGGGTTCAGAAGGAACCGGGGTGTAGCTCAGTTGAAGTGAACA is part of the Salvia splendens isolate huo1 chromosome 6, SspV2, whole genome shotgun sequence genome and encodes:
- the LOC121807720 gene encoding pentatricopeptide repeat-containing protein ELI1, chloroplastic-like isoform X3 translates to MPSILPVAQATHPEPEKLALLIDQSKNVRRLKQIQAVLIRRGLDSYPVLNLKLQCSYSSLGRVEDSVALFNLTPNHDVFFYTAIIRGHAKNGLHEQALNFYKQMLIEEIEPNAFTMSSVLKACTLETGKVLHCHAHKLGLVLNSYVRTALIDIYARGGNIVLARRLFDSMVERNLVTFTSMITGYAKNGNIDEARTLFDEMEERDVVSCNVMIYGYAQHGRSNEAIVLFRQMLKAKLKPDEATMVAVLSACGQVGALGSGQWIHSYLGYQATLNCRVGTALVDMYSKCGSLGDARKVFDEIKDKDAVVYNAMIGGYAIHGFAQDAMKLFKEMSEMGLHPTDITFIGVLSACAHSGLVSEGWGYFNAMKDRYSIQPKVEHYGCMVNLLGRAGRLEDAYELVKSMSSDGDSVLWGALLNACRLHKNIALGEKVVEFLVQRGLANSGTYVLLSNIYAASGNWDGVTRTRVMMKQSGVQKEPGCSSVEVNNKVHEFLAGDTKHPKRKDIYAMLEEMNEWLKAHRHTSQTKEVLHNIDEAEKERSLEVHSEKLALAFVLISTKRGTPVKIVKNLRVCPDCHAVMKLVSKITGRTIIMRDRNRFHHCVDGMCSCGDYW
- the LOC121807720 gene encoding pentatricopeptide repeat-containing protein ELI1, chloroplastic-like isoform X1 — translated: MPSILPVAQATHPEPEKLALLIDQSKNVRRLKQIQAVLIRRGLDSYPVLNLKLQCSYSSLGRVEDSVALFNLTPNHDVFFYTAIIRGHAKNGLHEQALNFYKQMLIEEIEPNAFTMSSVLKACTLETGKVLHCHAHKLGLVLNSYVRTALIDIYARGGNIVLARRLFDSMVERNLVTFTSMITGYAKNGNIDEARTLFDEMEERDVVSCNVMIYGYAQHGRSNEAIVLFRQMLKAKLKPDEATMVAVLSACGQVGALGSGQWIHSYLGYQATLNCRVGTALVDMYSKCGSLGDARKVFDEIKDKDAVVYNAMIGGYAIHGFAQDAMKLFKEMSEMGLHPTDITFIGVLSACAHSGLVSEGWGYFNAMKDRYSIQPKVEHYGCMVNLLGRAGRLEDAYELVKSMSSDGDSVLWGALLNACRLHKNIALGEKVVEFLVQRGLANSGTYVLLSNIYAASGNWDGVTRTRVMMKQSGVQKEPGCSSVEVNNKVHEFLAGDTKHPKRKDIYAMLEEMNEWLKAHRHTSQTKEVLHNIDEAEKERSLEVHSEKLALAFVLISTKRGTPVKIVKNLRVCPDCHAVMKLVSKITGRTIIMRDRNRFHHCVDGGEQPHNQETSALLQLAFPQQDGEFSKDLLQFLRGDIQ